In Oxalobacteraceae bacterium OTU3CINTB1, the sequence TTCGAACATCGCCACCGAATCCGACAGGTTGGCGCCCGGCGCGATGCCGATGCCGCCCACCTGGGCCGCCAGCGCGTCCGAGATGTAGTCGCCGTTGAGGTTCAACGTGGCGATCACGCTGTATTCCGCCGGACGCAGCAAGATCTGCTGCAGGAAGGCGTCGGCGATCGAATCCTTGATCGTGATGTCGCGCCCGGTCTTCGGATTCTTCACCTTGCACCAAGGGCCGCCGTCGATCAGCTCCGCGCCGAATTCCTTCAGCGCCAGCTCGTACGCCCAGTCACGGAAGCCACCCTCGGTGTACTTCATAATGTTGCCTTTGTGGACGATGGTCACCGACGGCTTGTCGTTGTCGATCGCGTACTGGATCGCCTTGCGCACCAGGCGCTGCGTGCCTTCGATCGACACCGGCTTGATGCCCAGGCCCGACGTTTCCGGGAAGCGGATCTTGGTCACGCCCATTTCCTTGACCAGGAAGTCCAGCAGTTTCTTGGCGCCTTCCGAACCCTGCTGGTATTCGATACCGGCATAGATGTCTTCCGAGTTCTCGCGGAAGATGACCATGTTGGTTTTCTCAGGCTCTTTGACCGGCGACGGCACGCCGGTGAAGTAACGCACCGGGCGCAGGCAAACGTACAGGTCCAACTGCTGGCGCAGCGCCACGTTGAGCGAGCGGATGCCGCCGCCGACCGGCGTCGTCAGCGGGCCCTTGATCGACACCACGTACTCCTTCACCGCCGCCAGGGTCTCCTCCGGCAGCCACACGTCGGGGCCGTACACGGTGGTCGACTTTTCGCCGGCAAAAATTTCCATCCAGTTGATCTTGCGCTTGCCGCCGTAGGACTTGGCCACCGCCGCATCGACCACCTTGAGCATGACCGGGGTGATGTCCGCGCCGGTGCCGTCGCCTTCGATGTAGGGCACGATCGGGTTATCTGGTACATTCAGGGAAAAATCGGCGTTGACGGTGATTTTCTGGCCGTCGGCGGGTACGTTGATATGTTGGTACATCGTGTTCTCCGAAATGGACGCTCGGCAAGCGGCATACAATACTGCTACCGGGGCAAGGATTCTTTGTTTTATTGCCAAGTTAGTACAAATACCTAGGTCTTCTATAAGACATAAGACAGGCGTTTTGCATTATGCACCAGTATTTTAGTGGGCGCTACGATTTTACG encodes:
- the icd gene encoding NADP-dependent isocitrate dehydrogenase, with product MYQHINVPADGQKITVNADFSLNVPDNPIVPYIEGDGTGADITPVMLKVVDAAVAKSYGGKRKINWMEIFAGEKSTTVYGPDVWLPEETLAAVKEYVVSIKGPLTTPVGGGIRSLNVALRQQLDLYVCLRPVRYFTGVPSPVKEPEKTNMVIFRENSEDIYAGIEYQQGSEGAKKLLDFLVKEMGVTKIRFPETSGLGIKPVSIEGTQRLVRKAIQYAIDNDKPSVTIVHKGNIMKYTEGGFRDWAYELALKEFGAELIDGGPWCKVKNPKTGRDITIKDSIADAFLQQILLRPAEYSVIATLNLNGDYISDALAAQVGGIGIAPGANLSDSVAMFEATHGTAPKYAGKDYVNPGSLILSAEMMLRHMGWTEAADLIIKSMEKAIDSKKVTYDFARLMEGATQVSCSGFGEVMIEQMQD